GCCGGGGCGCTTACCGCCAATGTATGCTTCGTCAATCTCGACATGACCCTGCAGCATCGCCTTAAGGTCATGCTTGTCCATTTGCTCGCGGATTTTGTGTCCGATCCGCCATGCGGTCTTATAGGTCACCCCAAGCTGGCGTTGCAGTTCTTTGCCGGAAACGCCGTGGCGTGTCGTGACAAACAGGTAGATCGCGTAAAACCAAACTTGGAGCGGCGTGCGTGTGTCCTGAAAGATCGTGCCAGCCGTGGGGTAGACATGATCACCGCAGGCAGCGCAGGCAAACGCACGGCGGTCGCTCATGCGGTGGAACGTGCTTTCGACGCCGCAGGCCCGGCAGACGTGACGCGCTCCGAAACGGACGTTGAAGATATGCTCAAGGCAAGCTTCATCATCGGGGAACCGCTTGAAAAAATCGCGGACGCTAAAGTCTGGAGATGATGATTTGTTCTTTTCCATGCCCTCAATTTATCGAATGCGTTTACTTGTGTCAAGGGGATAAGCCCCAAGCATATTGGGTGCCGGG
The window above is part of the Ruegeria pomeroyi DSS-3 genome. Proteins encoded here:
- a CDS encoding IS1595-like element ISSpo3 family transposase produces the protein MEKNKSSSPDFSVRDFFKRFPDDEACLEHIFNVRFGARHVCRACGVESTFHRMSDRRAFACAACGDHVYPTAGTIFQDTRTPLQVWFYAIYLFVTTRHGVSGKELQRQLGVTYKTAWRIGHKIREQMDKHDLKAMLQGHVEIDEAYIGGKRPGKRGRGAAGKTIVMGFKQRGGRLVTEIVPDVKLKTLRAETLKTVDAGATVSTDELYSYSLLKGEGYTHVAVKHGAKQWTIYDAETDTMHHTNHVESFWRHFKHSIRGTHVSISQRHMRKYLDEFTFRANHRGEVNLMFDRLVAAF